One Vigna unguiculata cultivar IT97K-499-35 chromosome 7, ASM411807v1, whole genome shotgun sequence genomic region harbors:
- the LOC114190048 gene encoding uncharacterized protein LOC114190048: protein MKEGESVNSYFGRTLKVAKNMKACGENMKENIITAKILRSMTAKFNYVVCSIKESNNMDIMTIDELQSSLLVHEQRMLLTLEEEQVMQVMTDDKSGRGRSRG from the coding sequence ATGAAGGAAGGTGAATCAGTTAACTCCTACTTTGGTCGAACACTGAAGGTAGCCAAAAACATGAAGGCATGTGGTGAAAACATGAAAGAAAATATCATAACCGCAAAAATCTTGCGGTCAATGACTGCAAAATTTAATTACGTCGTTTGCTCCATCAAAGAATCCAATAATATGGATATTATGACCATTGATGAACTCCAAAGTAGCTTACTCGTTCATGAACAGAGAATGTTGCTCACTCTTGAAGAAGAACAAGTCATGCAAGTCATGACTGATGACAAAAGTGGAAGAGGACGAAGCAGAGGATGA